A region of the Clostridium estertheticum subsp. estertheticum genome:
GAGAAGAAGAAAAATAGTAGCTATAATGTTTATTATATTATGCAGTTTAGTTTATACAAGATATGCATATTCTTATAAAATGGAGGTTAAAGCCAAAGAAAATCATGTATTACAGGTTAAGGCGCAGAGGGTATTGGAAAAAAGTAGAGAAGAAAAGGCGGCTAGTGCAGCTATAGAACTAAGGGCTAGAGTCGCTAATGCTGCAAATACTTATGATATACAAAAAATATCGGACATAGCTAAAGGTAAAGGCGTTAAAGACGGCAAGAAAATCGCGTTTCTTACTTTTGATGATGGGCCATCTACTACTGTAACGCCCAAAGTACTAGATATACTAAAAAATAATAACATTAAAGCAACCTTTTTTACTCTTGGAAATGCTATAGAATCTAATAATTCAAGCAAAGAGCTTATAAAAAGAATTGCAAAAGAAGGACATGCTTTAGGAAATCATGGTTATAGTCATGATATGAAAATAATATATCCTCATAACAAGCTTGACGTAAATGTTTTTATGGCTGAAATAGAAAAAACTAACAATATTCTAGAAAGTATTTTAGGACAAGATTTTAATGCCCGAGCAATAAGAATGCCAGGGGGTTATATGTCTAGAGTGTACTACCATGATCCTAATTTGACTGAGTTGAATGCCAAGTTAAAAGAAAAAGACCTGTATAGTATAGATTGGAATGCATATGTTTTCGATGCTGAGGGTAAAAAGAAAACTTCACCTGAATTAGTAGAAGCATTTAAAGAAAATGTAGGTACACAGGAAAAAATAGTAGTATTAATGCATGATACATATGGTAAGGAAAGTACGGCAGAAGCATTACCTGAAATTATAGACTATCTAAAAACAAGTGGATACGAATTTAAAATTATAAAATAATTTTAGTATCTTTGTATTAGTAATAAATTCAGAAATTAGAGGAGTATATAAATTTTTTTACATGCTTTATTAAGGAAAATAGGTACACTAGTAGCAGAAGCTAAAATAGCTGATCTTAAAGCAAACGAAGACGAAAAATGGCAGAAGTTGAGGAAGAAGCAGCAGTAAGCATTGCTGAGAAATCAAAAATGTATGTAGATGTTACTAAAGCAAATGAACTTATACAAGCAGTTAAAAATGCTACAAAACAAGCAGAATTTAGTAAGCGAATATCTAACATTAATATATTAGATGAAATAGTATCAAAGGGAAATAATACATTTAAATTAACATCATATGATATTTCATTAGATGATTTTATTAGCAAAGAAATGAGAAATACTCCAGCAGCTACCATTGGAGGCAAGTGGCTTTATGCGGCAATAAAGGATGGAAAACTTGGGTATACATCAGAAGGTAACAAGACATGGGTTAATTACTTATATATATAATCAGTTTTAAATCTGTATTATTTTTAAAGGTTGTGTTTAGCATCCACCAGTGAAAAACTTGACTGAAATGCATATGACATTTAGTATAGTAAAGGCATGTATAAATAATGTCAAAGGGTGATGAATATGTATAAAATATTAATTGTAGAAGATGACCCAACTATATCAAGCATATTAAAGAATCAATTGTGCAAATGGGGCTATGAGGCTGAAGTTATTTCTGATTTTAATAATGTTATAGATGAATTTATAAAATATGATCCGCAGCTGGTGATTTTGGATATTACCTTGCCTTTTTATAATGGCTTTCACTGGTGCACAGAAATCAGGAAAATATCAAGGATCCCAATAATTTTTGCGTCTTCCGCCAGTGATAACATGAATTTGATTATGGCTATTAATATGGGAGCTGATGATTTTATTGCCAAGCCTTTTGATCTAAATGTAGTAGTTGCAAAGATACAGGCCTTACTTAGGAGGACATATTCTTTTCAAGGACAAGTAAACATTTTAGAAAGTGATGGAGCTGTTCTTAATTTAGGAGAGCTGACGCTTACCTATAAGAATAATAAGTTGGATTTAAGTAAAAATGAGTTCAAGATATTACAGATTCTTTTAGAAAACAAAAACAATGTGGTTTCTCGTGATGATATTATGAGGAAACTGTGGGAAAGTGATAGTTTTATTGATGATAATACTTTAACGGTTAATGTCACTAGGTTTCGAAAAAGGCTAGAGGATATAGGGCTTAAGGATTTTATTAGGACGAAAAAAGGCATAGGATATACAGTGGGTGATTAAGATGGGAAAAAATTATGTTTGGACTATTGTAATTTCCTATTGCATGGATAAAATAAAAACAATTATTAAATTTTTGGTTTTTATAATGATATTTTTCATTGTATATTCGTTATATCATCTTCCAGTAGAGCCTATTTTATATGCAACCTTATTATCAGCTACATTAGCTTTTTTATTTAGCATTTATGATTTTAAGGTATATTATGATAAGCATATGAATCTTCAAGATATTCTCAGTGGGATACAATTTGAACTAGGTAAGATACCAAAGGCTAAGACTTTAATAGAAAAAGACTATCAGAGTATTATTACAACTATATATAAGGAAAAATCAGAAGTACTATATAACACTGACAATAAATTAAGCGAGATGGTTGATTATTATACAATGTGGGCACATCAAATAAAGACCCCGATTGCTGCTTTTTCTATGATTATTCAATCTATGCAGGTAGGCACGGAAAAAAAACTTATGGAGCAGGAGTTATTTAAAATTGAACAATATGTAGAGATGGTGTTGCATTATATAAGGCTAGGGAATTTGTCCTCTGATTTAAAATTAGAGCTATATTCACTACATGACATTGCTTGTCAAACCGTGAAGAAATACGCGGCTACTTTCATATATAAGAAGATTTCACTAAATTTGAAGGAATTTGATTGCAAGGTAATAACTGATGAAAAATGGATTACATTTGTGCTAGAGCAAATCTTATCTAATGCATTAAAGTATACAAAAGGCGGCAGCATTTCGATTTATATAGAGGGGGATTTAGAGAAAACCTTAATAATTGAGGATACTGGCATAGGAATAGCGCCAGAAGATATTCCAAGGGTTTTTGAAAGAGGGTTTACAGGGTATAATGGCAGAATGGACAAGAAATCAACAGGAATAGGATTATATTTATGTAAAGAAATTATTACAAGATTATCCCATAAAATATCTATGACCTCAGAAATAGGAAAAGGAACAAAGGTAGCTATTGATTTTCTTACAGATAAAATAAATATAGAGTAGCCTTACGCAGAGGTAAGGATTAACCTTACATAGATGTAAGGTTAAAGAAGGAAGTGTAAGCTTAAGTTAAGGCAGAGCATTCCTTTTTTTTATATAATTAGTTTGTAAGTTAGTAAATAACATAAATTAATTTCCTAAAGTAAAAATTGGAGGGGTCAATATGGTATTAGTAGAAGTTAAAAATTTAAAGAAGATATATTCAACAAGATTTGGGGGTAATAAGGTTCAAGCTTTAGATGATGTTTCATTTTCAGTAGAAGCTGGTGAATATATAGCTATTATGGGGGAATCAGGATCAGGCAAAACTACATTGCTTAATATATTGGCATCACTTGATAAGCCTACAAGTGGAGAAGTATTATTAGAAGGAAAAAATATTGTTAATATAAAGGAGAGTGAAATATCTGCCTTTCGTAGAAATCATTTAGGTTATGTATTTCAAGATTTTAATTTGCTAGATACATTCTCTATAAAGGATAATATATTCCTACCACTTGTGTTATCAGGAAAAGACTATAAAGAAATGGAGAGCAGGCTACAACCAATTGTAAATAAGCTAGGAATCAAAGATATATTAGAAAAATATCCTTATGAAGTATCAGGAGGACAAAAGCAAAGGGCAGCAATAACTAGAGCTATTATTACAAATCCAAAATTAGTTCTTGCAGATGAGCCGACGGGTTCATTAGATTCAAAGTCCGCAGGTGAGATTCTAAAATTATTCTCAACTATAAATAACTTTGGTCAAACTATCCTTATGGTTACACATAGTACAATAGCTGCAAGTCATGCTAGTCGTGTTCTTTTTATAAAGGATGGAAAGCTTTTTAATCAAATTTATCGTGGAGCTATGAGTAATGATGAAATGTATCAAAAGATCTCAAATACACTAACTCTGTTAACTACAGGAGGTAGTGAAAATGAATAAATCCTTTTATTTTAAATTTGCTAAGACTAACTTAAAGAAAAACAGCAAAACTTATTTGCCATATATATTAGCTTGTATAAGTGCAATTATCATGTTTTATACCATGGATTGTATAGTATTAAACGAAGGATTAAATAAGATTAGAAGTGCAGGTTCATTAAAAATGATTCTGAAATTTGCAATTAAAGTCATTGGATTATTTTCTATAGTATTTCTATTTTATACTAATAGTTTTTTAATAAAGAGAAGAAAAAAGGAAATAGGGCTTTATAATGTGCTTGGAATGGAAAAAAAGCATATTGCCAAGGTTCTTTCTATTGAGACGGTAATAGTAGCTATTATTAGTTTAGTTTTAGGTATTTTAGGTGGAATTATAGTTGGAAA
Encoded here:
- a CDS encoding polysaccharide deacetylase family protein, producing the protein MIKESKKFKRRRKIVAIMFIILCSLVYTRYAYSYKMEVKAKENHVLQVKAQRVLEKSREEKAASAAIELRARVANAANTYDIQKISDIAKGKGVKDGKKIAFLTFDDGPSTTVTPKVLDILKNNNIKATFFTLGNAIESNNSSKELIKRIAKEGHALGNHGYSHDMKIIYPHNKLDVNVFMAEIEKTNNILESILGQDFNARAIRMPGGYMSRVYYHDPNLTELNAKLKEKDLYSIDWNAYVFDAEGKKKTSPELVEAFKENVGTQEKIVVLMHDTYGKESTAEALPEIIDYLKTSGYEFKIIK
- a CDS encoding response regulator transcription factor, whose protein sequence is MYKILIVEDDPTISSILKNQLCKWGYEAEVISDFNNVIDEFIKYDPQLVILDITLPFYNGFHWCTEIRKISRIPIIFASSASDNMNLIMAINMGADDFIAKPFDLNVVVAKIQALLRRTYSFQGQVNILESDGAVLNLGELTLTYKNNKLDLSKNEFKILQILLENKNNVVSRDDIMRKLWESDSFIDDNTLTVNVTRFRKRLEDIGLKDFIRTKKGIGYTVGD
- a CDS encoding sensor histidine kinase, with amino-acid sequence MGKNYVWTIVISYCMDKIKTIIKFLVFIMIFFIVYSLYHLPVEPILYATLLSATLAFLFSIYDFKVYYDKHMNLQDILSGIQFELGKIPKAKTLIEKDYQSIITTIYKEKSEVLYNTDNKLSEMVDYYTMWAHQIKTPIAAFSMIIQSMQVGTEKKLMEQELFKIEQYVEMVLHYIRLGNLSSDLKLELYSLHDIACQTVKKYAATFIYKKISLNLKEFDCKVITDEKWITFVLEQILSNALKYTKGGSISIYIEGDLEKTLIIEDTGIGIAPEDIPRVFERGFTGYNGRMDKKSTGIGLYLCKEIITRLSHKISMTSEIGKGTKVAIDFLTDKINIE
- a CDS encoding ABC transporter ATP-binding protein gives rise to the protein MVLVEVKNLKKIYSTRFGGNKVQALDDVSFSVEAGEYIAIMGESGSGKTTLLNILASLDKPTSGEVLLEGKNIVNIKESEISAFRRNHLGYVFQDFNLLDTFSIKDNIFLPLVLSGKDYKEMESRLQPIVNKLGIKDILEKYPYEVSGGQKQRAAITRAIITNPKLVLADEPTGSLDSKSAGEILKLFSTINNFGQTILMVTHSTIAASHASRVLFIKDGKLFNQIYRGAMSNDEMYQKISNTLTLLTTGGSENE